A region of the Gouania willdenowi chromosome 1, fGouWil2.1, whole genome shotgun sequence genome:
tgcacacacaaacactcaggtTACATCCACAGACTCAGGTAGATGAGAGCAGATCTAAATATACAATTGTGCTGTCAACAGCTGCAGCGTTCAgagtctataaaaaaaaaaaaaaatccttgttaCCTCTTTTGGCAGATTTTGATGGATCGTCTGCTGCAGCCTCTGTGGCAATGAGACAGAAAAAGAACACAATCGCTGCAAAATCAGACAATGAATAGGAGTCATTATGCTGTATTTAATCTTGTTGGTATATTCTGAAAATAAAACCTAAGTTTGCAGGGCAAATGTAGCTTGAAACAGACACTTGGAATATAGGGTTAGCTTCAGAGTATCAAGTGGCCTTTTATGTCTATTTAAAGCTGTGTTTGCATGCACACCATCAGCGTTGACATCCAGGGGTTGAAGTGCAGTGGCACTGAGGAGCTCAGCCTGTTCTTTAGAATCCACCAGCTGACAAATCATCTTCTCCAGCGCTCGAAGACAGACGCGGTCCTTCACCACCTAAAGGAAAAGGGAATCAGATGCTAAGCCTTTCAGTAGCATACATGTGGCATAGCTGTTTGCTACTCAGACACCAACCAAGGTCCATCCAACTTGATGAGATCTAAATGATCCAAGCATGTTTACTTTGCCCTGATTTCAGTAAAGCTGCATCTCAGTATTTATAACTTCATACCAGGTGCATAGAGTAAATTACATTAGGCTGTAACACCCTGTAAAACTGAGCTGGGTCAGCAGGTAAGGAAatgtgcagaggtgaaagtactcacattactgtaattgagttgcttttataggtatagatactttttgagtatatttctaaatcagtcgttttacttgtacttaagtacgtttttaaaaaagttaagtaaagtaattcgttaagggctctattctcccatgtccAAGTCCAAAAAGCCGTGCAGTGGCGCTGTCTCTGGCTGCgcactattctccccctgtactgaAGTAAGTGGAGCAGTCCCAAAACGTGGGCGTTGCCATTCAAATCATGCCTTACGCGTATTCTCCCATCTGTGTAAGTTCTTTTCTTCTTACGTGCTTCTAACtatggaataagtgcagcgccccgataaggtgaaacattatattgcactagacttagttacattttaagCCACATAGACTCGTGCGTGCTCTGTGTTGtgttcagctgctgctgcttgattaattaaaactctgacagatgtagacttctgtccatgttgccacagtgatgtccaacatgaagtcacagtttgatccactacagagtaaataatgaaacaagctgtcatatgcagaggTTGGTGAAATGCAAAATAGAGGAtggaaactgttcccacacatactGGTATTTAAATGAGGCTCATCTTGGACTCGCTCTCAGCTCCATAAGgcattaaacaatttatatttaaaactacgTATTATGTACATGTACCTGCAGAACATCTTCATATGtatgttaacaagtgagctaacacaagcgccgagccaacgctagcgccaagctaacgtcacaaaatgcattttaatacagtctttttggagacaaaaacggcaaaatgaaatgactaatgaaaactttagactcaaattaaatcacgtaggccatatcatcaaggatctaaaacgagcacacagcgctaacatatgaagatggtgcgactgctaatgctaacaaaacaatgacagggacgtcttatcatcaaactttttagcgttatttacaacttaccgaagtgctctgttcatcgtctccaaagatagaaggaattgaaccctcaatcgaACAGTTTTTGGCAAAtctttctttatactggcggaggttgcagaagcagtcatccttgaagtgcttcgcacacacaaaaatgaccttacccacagatgtgggtacatttccataaaaaataaaactcaaccaggcacttcgaaaaggttctgatgctgggagacggtgtaatgaagcgtgtgggtttctacatccaacaaccgaacattttgacttatcctctcgtaacttcggcatccttgagcttggactacaaaataaaagcgagaaataaaaatggcggattgctcgaagtgttggacctggagttgatgtactaatttggcagttccgctgcaaatactgtgacgttattgttcaaaaaacgtaatagagaatcgaaaaatcgaaacagattgaaaaatatgaccaaaacagaatataaagatatcaacggagcacctgaagagactaattagattttttctgtacttctaaacactctaaatatacaacaaaatgcatttaagggctaaaaaagtggatttagcatgtcccctttaaaagtgCGCTtaatcattttcacggatttcaatgacatttacaagcgttgggaaaattgcggtgggcgtgtcagcagcctggaccatAGAACACGATCAGGAGAGAAGTGCGCAACTGCAGGTgtgcaaaaaagcgcttaagtacagacgggagaatagactgCTATATTTCTACACCCACCCGTTACTTTTtgttactatttttttatttctgtttaatggtctcttcataaacttatgaaggcacattgaacataatccatatgttcttagtcgtgccatttctgatcaattcCCAGCCTCTTTCTATGGATCAGGTTGGGCTTTCTACCTagtatgttgttacccacatggcactgttttattttatttttttaaatgaattgtacattttaacaaaactTATTTCATTCAGATgtctgtggaaaataaattaagttccaattgtgcaagatttcatctcttcctttttaagtttatacatgacatgtttactgtatgaaagggaaccgtggcaagatttattaccaataataaacatggggggttaaagtaactagtaacttttactttaagttcTATTTCATTGAgcaactttttatttgtacttgagtattttaagtATGACTTACTAGTACTGgagtacaatttaaaataacagtacttttacttgagcaGAATACATCATTACTCCTTGAAGCTATGGTTTGGGTTCTAAATGACTTCATGTGCATCACCCAGTAGCTTGTTGTTCTGACCTGGACCAGCTCCTGCAGCAGAGCGTGCAGGTCCTTCTTCACTGTCTCGTCTCGGCTCAGCTGCAGGTTGCACAGAGTCTTGGCGTAGAGACGCACCTCCGGGGCCGTGGGGTCTTTCAGCATCTCGCCACAAATGCGTACGGCCATGTAGTCGTGGACATTGACCTCCTGGAAACACAGGCAGTAATAACTTTATACAAGGTTGGCCTCTATATAAAAAATCCCCCAAAAAATGGTCAGATTCATCTAAACTGATATTTCATTGGCACCACCAGGAGCTGCTGCATTTTGAACCAAATTGTTAGAAATAACGTGAACATGCCGAGTCACACTAATGTTTATTGGACTATAGaaagcctcctgtggacaggtgttgtaaattagcacatgcTAAGATACttaaaacaatacatctgggtaAATAATGTGAGTGTGACGTccacattaaataaacaaaaacaattaaaaaactgCACACGGGCCTCACCTCTGTGTCAGGGGAAGGTTTATTAAGTGCACTTGGGCGAGTCAACTCAACGAACAGCTCAACCACATTGCTAACGTCCACCTCAGCTAGAGGAGAAGTAACGGGTGCGTTCATGAGAGTCCGAATAGTCGGCAGGAAACTCTCCTCCACCACTTCCTGGTGGACCCTAGGGAACAAGATACATACAGAATATTAAGAATATGATTATCCTGACTGTGCAGCGTGtgtatgcgtgcgtgcgtgcatgtgtgacCTGCTCTCGCGGGCGTAGAGCTGGAAGAAGACGCCCAGGCAGTGGCGTAGACGTGTGTCGTCCTCGGTGACAGGATTGTACCACAGCAGCACCAGACGGGAGAGCATCTTTGCACTGGAGATGCGTCCTGTGTACATGAGTTTAGCGAGTCCTTCAGCAGCCTCTGTCTGAAGGTCCGACACCTGAATCCCAGGgtaggggtcaattacatttttcaattatttgtgttcaattacaacgccattacaattatgatgaaCATTTGTTCAGATTACAATTACTGTTTTTCCTCTGAAAGCCAAATACTATTGCCTTCTCagttactgaagttcaattacattttcaattacccatgttcaattactatttaattatgtttacagtgaccagcattttttccccaattacaattaaattgcaattattaatttttatcctcagaaatgtaattacaattatgttctcaattacttaagttcaatcacaattaatgagccagaaataaataaccttgtgttagctttctgttagcatctcttatggtaacaggtcctaaatcagctgtaaaatacaatgcTGCATCAACAAATATCTATcgtctaatttctttcctatctattgattaccttgctAGACttaataatcaatcaatattgacattaatatttttgggGTGGGACATCTaagcttttttgtgtcagtatacccctcgatttatatattttttcaaatgataaaacgtaggaaagcttgatatgaaacatattttaataattgttggcTCTATACAGGTCTGTGTAGAACTGTATATAGAACTGCAGCATTGTTCCacagtttagcgttaaattataattgacaattttcataGATTTCTCAtagcaattacaatttaattatgatgacagcaagttttttaaaattacaaatacgccataattataattattattattgacccCAGCTCTGCTGaatacctttttatttatttttttattaataaagtagAAATTAAATTTCATCTCCAACACTGAGCTGTTAATGAAGCCGGTGTGCCAGCCTCACCTCACTGTCCAGGAACTCTGAAAGCATGAGTAGAACACTCTGTGCTGTGTCCGCTGCCTTCTCATCAGTTGCTGCTGCGTCCCCTTCCTGTTTGTCAGGTGACTGTGGAGCCGCCTGGGGGGCCACTGTTTCACTCAAAAGCTGGAAGCCAAACAGCAGCAGTAGGTCGACGATGGCCCGCAGAGCGCTGATACGAATCTTCACCTCATCCAGCTGAGCGATCTGAGCACGTGTGACACAAAGCAGTAGATAAGCAGTTATGTTTAGCCGCAGGAACTCTTCATCCACCGGAATGAACAGTTTAAAGTACCTGAAGCAGCAGCACCATGTGTGTTTTAGCCAACTCCTTACTGTGCAAGGTGCACATCCCCAAACACAACACGGCCATGTTGCGTACGGGAGGGTGAGCGTTAGCAATACTGGGCAGGATCTGATAGAGAAGGAGAGAACTTCAATTTAACAACCACCAATTAGAAATAATGTAATGACTAAATTAATTTTCCATCACTATTAAAGCTGCAACCCAAGATCAGTTTTAATTCAATAAAATCATAGTTTatgtctcatagatcaatgaatctaaCATCATTTACcccaaaatgaaaggaaaagggTTGaattcaaatgtttgttttgttctgtacTGTCAACacgtattgaaataaaaaattaaaaaaaaaagtttcattgCTTCATTCCCTTTTTGTTCTAATTTGTTCCTGGTATTCGACttgatatcagaatgaagtaaaaacaattgTATGCAGCCGTCTCCcgcgactccacatcccacaatgcaatgtgctaaAAATGTCCACATACGGACATTTcttaaggattttttgggctctagtggcctttatatgacagttgcttgacaggaaggggatctgagagagcagggaatgacacgcagcaaagggtcccaggccgggaatcgaacctggaccggctgcaggtgaggaactacagcctccgtacatggggcgggcgctcaacccactgagctttaaaaatttaatatattactcattattttagCTTTATGATAAACATCATCTCTGTTTACATTTTGTACAAATAAGAAGACGAGCTATGATGTACATTCAGAGAGACAAGACAAAGACACACGTTAcagtaattaaatattaaaacctgtgtttaaaaaaaaaaaaatatcccagTTTTAACTGGTGGTTATATATATGCCACAAGAATATGAATAACAGTGTTGTTTCTACCAGGGAGGACATGAGGGCACTGATGGTGGGACCAATCCGTGTCTTGAAGTTGATTTTCTTCAGCAGCTCAGCACACATCGTCAGACATCTTAAAAGAGTTTCTGGATCATTCTgggaaaaatagaaacaaacacacagtgttTACTTATGTCATGCGAGTGTGATCATATCTGTAAACAAGCACAGAGACATGAGGCCCCTCGTGTACTCCTCCACCTTCTCGATTCCGTTGTCTTTCTCAGTCTGCTGGTTGCTTTCTGTGATCTCTTGGAGGATCTGGTTCCTTTGGTTCTCCAGCTCTACGATGGAGTCCTTTAACTCTGCTGCTCTACTGAAGTCCTGTGCGGTGATGCATTCCTCCAGGGTTTGTTTTGCTTCCAAGACGCGTACTTTCACTTCTGCGAGCTggagtaaataaaaacatacaagggAGTTATGGCGCGTTTCCATTAAGCTTGGGCGGTATCCAAATTTTGATTATACTGCCTCCCTATTTTACCGCGTAGTGACAGCAGAGAGGACTGATCGCTTCTTTTCCTTCTAACTCTGgccgtatgtttacagcacttatcattaacagcgccgcttttgcggtttaaatgatcaacttatggagttactaaaggatgagttcactcagaatgtaggctcaTTCATGGAGAGGAGCTGCTGACTGCCAGCCATCACTTCGCTTTCAGACTATAGAATTAATTCACCATGGATAAGCTTCTCTTGGCTCACCAGCGTCTGTGTGGGGCGGACCCTGCGCAGTCACGAGGAAGTATTACCGTATTACCGCCCAAGCCTAGTTTCCGTTGGCGGTATTGGCTCTACACGACTCCACTACTCGTGCAAATGCTTCCTCTATGtgcgtgagttgatgactctacactgtgatgattctctgaaccaatcagtgtctgctttgtgcctatgtcacattttcagaccagggctgcTTTTTTGGAATCTCAACAAAGGAGGTAGTgaaaaaagcagcaccaggtaccacGGAGGAGGACCTTTACCCAGTGGAAACGCGCAAAAAGAAAGTAGAGCCGAGCCGATACTGGGGATGTccaaatacaactttttcatttcccatatgataccaatattgcagccttgcgtatcggccgataccgatatcagcatgaatcatacatactttttttccctctctcactcttttctttaataaaaaataataatcacttactttgtagtgtggaatgttagaaaagggtgatgttactcaaacagagaacaatagtcagcaacagcaggtatgagaaaaactcatattcattattaaccaactggttatataattttaaccttcaacataatatctactgtaaaatcaataagaaatgaattgggggaagaaaaaaaaaaaaaggaaaatccaTAAATTTGATATTTGATAttttcgttttcaggctaatatcggccCGATATCTGATAAGGACACCCCTAGCTTATACCACCAGTGGTAAGATGCCATTAGATTTCAGCCCAGAGAGACGCCTCAGCGCCATGGCGACCTGTGATGGCAGGGGAACGAGCGCTCACTGGTGGAAAGGACAAACAGCCCAGACTGGAAACCATTTTGGAGACACCTTAGCTTTTACTCACagaaaaaataagtaataagaaagaaaaggtGGAAGAAAAGGATGGAAGTCAAACACCTGCCATTTGGCCTCCATGAAACACTCAGAGAATAAAAGATGGATTTCACCAACTCCAAACGGTGAGGCGGAGCATTAGCCAGGGcaatatgaaaaagaaaaaaggccaTAAAGAAACTTGATGGAGTAGCAGTGAAAAATGTGTATGATCTGCACCCTCCACCACACTCGTTAACATGTGCTTCGTCTTCAAATATTACCATGTGCCAGCTGACTGCTGTGCAGGGTGAATAAACAGAGGCAGATGGATGAGAAGAATGTAAACAGAGCACAAAGGAAATGCCCAAAATAACTAGAGAATTTCACAGAAAAACATTGAGATCAGAGGGCAAACAGCTGTCTATCAGAGAAACAGATAAACATAAAGGCACACTGTTCAATAACAATATTGTAGCCAACTGCCTCTAGAAAACATTAGCTCACCTGGACCTGCTGTCTGCGAGCCTTGTTCTCATCCACGGGCCGACTGGCCTCCATTATGGGTTCTCTCACATCTGAGATTATCTCTGCCAACTTTGTGAAAAAGagaacacgcacgcacgcacacgcacgcacacacacacacgcacacaaattaGCATTTGTAGCCCATCGGAGTTAAATATACAGAATCTAACAACGTGCAGGATGGCGATCTCATCTGAACATGTGATATTGCagtgaacagttttttttattgaaaatgtaaaatgtgacTCACTGTTTGGATGCGTCGCTGATCATCAGGAATGAGATCGAGGAGCTTTTCCGTGAGCAGGAAGACGAGGGAGGACGGGGTCTTTGGAAGAGCCAACATCTCCTGCAGCACAGCCAGCACACGCTTCCTaaagacacacacgcacacttaaAAAGAATGCATGAACAGGCTCATCATAATGAAGTAACTGGACAGACTTGTAGTAaaagtgggggacagtcgcttcAGTGGTATCtgccattgtgtccttgggcaagacacttcacccacattgcctagtatgaatgtagtgtgtgagtgagtgtttgttggaggggccgatggcgcactatgtcAGCGTCGCTTCCGTCAGTGTGCCccaaggcagctgtggctagaatagtagcttaccaccactaagtgtggagtgaaagaataatgccttattctgtaaagtgatttgagtgtctatgattaattgctatataaaatccaatgcattattattattatttaaaaaaaacattatgtttAATATAATTCCATGAAGTACAATGTTACATTCATGCCAAGAATGTTTCAAAAATGGCTGAACAAAGACAAAGTCCTGAACTTTAAAGGGTCCAAAGGATCTGATGCTAAAATGTGAGCTGATCTTAATGTTATGGCTGACTGGTAAGAAGTCCTTTGCAGACATTAAAACAAGGACCAGGTTTAGCTCTCACACATCACATGATAATTGTGCGCTCATGCTGCAACTGTCGATTTATATTCCCACTTTGGTGTTTTATGGTCTGCTCCTACCTGCCCCCCTCCTCGTTGGTGTCCAGGCAGGCGATGAGATGGATGAGATGCTGTGAGATAAACTCTTTGGTCATGACCTGCTCCAGCTGATTAAAGTCAGCTCTCTGCTCCTCGGACAACGCTGGCACTGCCTTCAGACAACTACAGCAGtcagaggaaaaaacaaaaacacaccgaAACATAAATCAACTGGCCTTTCTTGGACAATCAATCACATTCCACACAATCATCATATTTATCTTACAATTCTATCCAACAAATACAGTTTAAGAGCTTTTCACGCTCCACCATTAGACTAGTGATGAAGGAGCACTGAGCTCAACCAGTGTGCTGATGAGTTATAAAGAGACAAATAATATAAGCTTGTAGTCAGTGAAAACTATGACAAATTAATcaagttttatttgatttatataaatatatatatatatatatatatatttatataaatatatatatatatatatatatatatatatatttatataaatatatatatatatatatatatatatatatatatatatatatatatatatatatatatatatatataaaaaaaacaggatttttaTGTTCAGAGATCTGTCAAAGCAAGAAAATTGTAAGAAATACCGATAATGGTGAGAagaaataaatgattgtagAGTTAGAAATCCAATTAAAACATTCTCTTTATCATAACAAGGACAAAGTGTTTGGATCATCAGGCATTTTCATATGGCATAAACATGTAGTGAGAAAATGTGATGCAATGTAATGcagataaaaactaaaattgtcAAAGCTTTCAGCtgctcacaaatacacagagataatctaacaaaactaaaaaaaaaaaaaaaaattaaaaaaaaacattggttagagaaaattaaagagaaaataCAAGTAATGTTCATTGTAGTGCTGtcaacagattaaaaatattatgtgattaattaattatgctctatggttaattaatctaataaatctattttttaatctcacatAAAATTGCCCTCaccttgaggtattttcatttaaattacattattgtggcagatcaaaagaatgatgtataacaaagtggctttataaagtcatttaatgAAACATTTCCATTTCTCTGTATATGAGACTATAAAGGGCTGCTCatacctttagtttagaccatcaggggaatattgatgtgtacttttgtcaatctccaaataatagaaaatagaaatgaaataaaacatcagttcatatgtagtgctataagttagcacattaTAAACAGTAACAACAATTTTGTGAGCAGTACAATTAATGAACCCCAAacttctttttcctctccttcagataatataaaatggtgggtcgcggacctgtattGGGttggtcgcagacagctggtcaaaaataagtacCTCTCaaattggacttgtcttttattttgaaagaaacttttcttttcacagacttgctgtgaaatgcatgttacacagaaaaatatgtaaatttatgttttaaaaaagattatctGTGAGTGTTTTCAAtagctatttttaaaaaactaaatttggttggttgatttctaaaaaaaaaaaaaaaaaaaaaaaaaaaagtgggtcgtgatttaatgaccgtggcaaaatgtgggtcctagggtgagaccagttgagaacccctggtctagagtACCGTCCtatccgtgctagctgctacatagttatcATTGAGGTGGAAAAGCTCCGCTGGAGGCTAGAAGACCTccgctgatccacaaactctttcttgcacaatttgcacacaactgggctttagttttccatccggcatgttttaactaaaattaacacACTCAAAGACTCCTCAGCTTCTACCGTTGTAGCCAGTGCATCAGTatttatgggtatactgggaacgTGTGCAATGAGAAAGACTCCATGCTGTTTGCGGTGCAAAAAAAGAACCAATTAACGCAATTAGTTTCTTTAGCGCGtacatttttcctgtaattaattaaccgCATTAACACGTTAAAGTGACACCACTCTTTCTAACAAAGAATTCATACCAGAGATAATTAAAACTCAAGTCAACCACAACAAAGATAAAATGTTTTGGTAggaggagaaaaacaaaagaaaggtATTTTACCCAGAGAGGTAGTGTGCGTAGGTGGCAGCATCTGGCAACACCTGGTCGAGAATTTCCTCTCCATCGTCCCCTTTCGCTCTgatgaactcacacagagctcTCCAGTATAGCACATTCTCACAGGTCAGAGCGTCAACAGGAATAAGCTTcctaaaaaagaaaggaaatatACTTAAGtccatatttttgtttgaaaccAAGTCAGCTTAAAGTATATTTTACAACTGGCAGGTTTTTACGGTCCAAACTGGGACTTTAAATTTCAACATGTGACTAAAGTCTGCTTCACCGACTAGACAGAGTCaaattatttactaatgaaGCCGACTGCAGGTTACTTCACCTGTTGTCCAGCTGTGCTTTATTCTGCAGCAGCTCCTCAGTCGACATGTTCTTAAAAATAGCCTTCAGTGTGTTTAAGGCTGTTTCGGCACAGTTCTCCACATCCAGCCGATGCAGCAGCTCGATGACGTTACCGTCCACTCGATTAAGCCAGCCCAGCAGCAGCTTATTGCAAACCACCTCCCTCACTGACTCTGAGACACATTAACAAAAACTTATTTTCAATgtttacacttaaaaaaacaatatatcaaaaactatttttgtttcattttttctgacTCAATAGAAATGTATCTTACCTGAAGTGTCACGAAGACCCTGCTGTAGCAGTGCAACTCTTTGTGCAATAGTGAGAGCTTTGATATGAACTTTGTCAGCCAAAACCTTAAGCAGATAACACAGCACTAAGGACAGGCatcccatcaaacatgaaatacatttgaaatgtttttgtgagCAGTCTTAACACCCGACTGTGTGAATCTACCTGGTAGGCCAGCTTGCGGACATTCTCTTTGATGTCTCTGGTACGTTTGAGAACTTTGGGGAGCGTCAAAGGAGACATGGCGATGCAGGAGAGGACAGCACGGCGCACCTCAGCGTTGGAATCGTTCTCCAGAATCAACAGGAATgcttaaataaaggaataaaagcTCGCAGTTATACAACCTAtagacaaatacaaaatatagacGTGCAATAAAATCCCCAACTACAACTAAAACCTCTTCTTTAGGTtatgtcagtggttcccaaactggggtgtGTGACGTTTTAGTGGGGTTGGGGAATTATTGagcataaaaatattttttgttgcatttaaacaactttattttattgCCGTTTCAAAATAAGTTACtgtacattttatgttatttgtatGAGTTCTGAAGAACAATTgccacagcttttttttttttttacaaattttgtcAGGATGAGGGGAATGGGTGGCATGGTGTAACCAGAAAAATGCTAATTCTTCAAGGGGGGAACTGAAAAAGAGAACTACTGGGTTAAGTAATAGCCAAACAtcactattgttgtaatttgtactatgtactgtaaatacattttaattgaactgaATAATTTGGATCAAACATCAAAACTGGGGTATGGAAATCCCTGAAATAAAACTTTCAGTTTCAATAAAACTTCCTACTGTCAGCATAAAGCATGCTTTTAAATGCAATGCATTATTCTGTATAATGCTACGGCTGCACTGGCTCATGACAACAAATAGTCACAAGCCCTGTGTGGAACATTTTCTTCTGTATGTGCCTATAGTGTATGAGTATGTATGaatgacaaactttttatttatctatatatatttataaacaattttgtgatttttgtaagcgtaaaacaaagtaaatttaaattaatttcactTAGACATTTATATCAGGCTACATTATTCATGAAATATGTTACTTTTAAAGCAAAGTTCCAATACAGAGTCTCTAAACTTTGCTTCCAttgaaggaaagaaaaaaaagacgagAAAGCACTGCAGATACTGATCATCCCCAAAATAGAATCACTTGTTATTTGTCCCATTTCGGATATTTCCGAAatatttcactaaaatgtgtcCACTAGTTTTCAAGTTAGACTGCtcacatatatataaatgaatggAGGCTAAAACAtaacctccttggtggaggtaacaGACCCTTAATGGTGGGGCAGTCGGGGTCCCTGGGCTGCTGCAGGCGAGTCATGGCCAAAGCAGCCTGGATCCTAACGTTGGGGAACTTATCGGTAACACGGACCAGCATGGCTTGGTGGATGCGATCAAAGAGGTCGTCATCAATCTGAGCGTTTTCTGCCATACTGCCAAGAAGCTTGTTGATGAGCTGACACACTCTGAAACGCACAGCATGGCTGTTGGCTTTATGGGACTGGAAAGGAACAAAAACAGGGTAGaaaatattagaaattaaagTACAGCTCAGACGGCAAAACAGAGTTGTTTCAAGGTAGTTTTGTGATGtttggaaaacaataacaaaaattatcAGTTTTTTTATATCTTAAATTATGCCTGAAAGAACATGCAGTGATGAAAATTATCAGG
Encoded here:
- the ncapg gene encoding condensin complex subunit 3, translated to MTADNEIDIKEAFLRAQKGHNNRAKLVASLKHRYNKLEDKTLFHDEFVHYLKYAMIVYKREPAVENVIEFVARFATSFQSPPKEEEEEQQQQEEEEEEDPEDDHPLLSFIFNFLLESHKANSHAVRFRVCQLINKLLGSMAENAQIDDDLFDRIHQAMLVRVTDKFPNVRIQAALAMTRLQQPRDPDCPTIKAFLLILENDSNAEVRRAVLSCIAMSPLTLPKVLKRTRDIKENVRKLAYQVLADKVHIKALTIAQRVALLQQGLRDTSESVREVVCNKLLLGWLNRVDGNVIELLHRLDVENCAETALNTLKAIFKNMSTEELLQNKAQLDNRKLIPVDALTCENVLYWRALCEFIRAKGDDGEEILDQVLPDAATYAHYLSGCLKAVPALSEEQRADFNQLEQVMTKEFISQHLIHLIACLDTNEEGGRKRVLAVLQEMLALPKTPSSLVFLLTEKLLDLIPDDQRRIQTLAEIISDVREPIMEASRPVDENKARRQQVQLAEVKVRVLEAKQTLEECITAQDFSRAAELKDSIVELENQRNQILQEITESNQQTEKDNGIEKNDPETLLRCLTMCAELLKKINFKTRIGPTISALMSSLILPSIANAHPPVRNMAVLCLGMCTLHSKELAKTHMVLLLQIAQLDEVKIRISALRAIVDLLLLFGFQLLSETVAPQAAPQSPDKQEGDAAATDEKAADTAQSVLLMLSEFLDSEVSDLQTEAAEGLAKLMYTGRISSAKMLSRLVLLWYNPVTEDDTRLRHCLGVFFQLYARESRVHQEVVEESFLPTIRTLMNAPVTSPLAEVDVSNVVELFVELTRPSALNKPSPDTEEVNVHDYMAVRICGEMLKDPTAPEVRLYAKTLCNLQLSRDETVKKDLHALLQELVQVVKDRVCLRALEKMICQLVDSKEQAELLSATALQPLDVNADEAAADDPSKSAKRGQRKACTAKGGRKTSRKVESSEESDGENVPDSVSVPRPSRRAKSAALEKTKLDLSTLINQEPNVS